Below is a genomic region from Candidatus Protochlamydia phocaeensis.
AATCGAATAAGCGATGGATTAAACAAGATGATGGAACAACTTATCCAATGGGTGGAGCATGAACATTCCATCCGAGCAGCTTTTTTGATTGGATCGCGGGCTGGACAGCATTTTGACGAATTATCCGATTATGACCTCTCTCTTTTTTGCCAAAGCTTAGAGCCTTTCATTCATCAAGATGACTGGCTTTTTGCTATTGGACGACCATGGATTTGCGTACATGAGAAAATCTATTTGAAGCAAAATGCTTTTCCCTCGCGCTTGGTTATTTTTGAAGGGGGTATTAAAGTCGATTTTTCATTTTTCCCTTTAAATGTCCTGCAAGGCTTTATTTCTTCCTCTTCGTTGCCCGCAGACTATCAATCCGGCTACCGCATACTTGTGGATAAAGATCACCTTCCAGCCTTAATACCCACTCCCTCTTTACAAAAGCCGGAAGACAAGCAGCCATCAGAGCACGCCTTTTCAACAATTGTCGAGGAATTTTGGTTTGAAGCCTATCATGTCGCCAAGTATTTAAAACGGCATGATTTATGGTCGGCAAAGTTCAGAGCGGCCTTGATTAATGATCATTTTCTATTAAAAATGCTCGAATG
It encodes:
- a CDS encoding aminoglycoside 6-adenylyltransferase; protein product: MMEQLIQWVEHEHSIRAAFLIGSRAGQHFDELSDYDLSLFCQSLEPFIHQDDWLFAIGRPWICVHEKIYLKQNAFPSRLVIFEGGIKVDFSFFPLNVLQGFISSSSLPADYQSGYRILVDKDHLPALIPTPSLQKPEDKQPSEHAFSTIVEEFWFEAYHVAKYLKRHDLWSAKFRAALINDHFLLKMLEWHAQASHGWRLALPPNGKGMHTWLDDQSWKALNEIFARLDRQESWQALEKTIDLFRQLAIPLSKQMGFAYPHDMDSHLSQFVQKLRKEDEHE